One region of Cucurbita pepo subsp. pepo cultivar mu-cu-16 chromosome LG03, ASM280686v2, whole genome shotgun sequence genomic DNA includes:
- the LOC111790375 gene encoding ylmG homolog protein 1-2, chloroplastic, whose product MASSLIASQALPLRRPVLPPKLHPSIAIYSHSFNRPLPSPLPLRFCTANSPNHGLRVLASSSPSAYSPKLSNQSEEIPIGSLLTGPTRVLATILSISLTFSTLIVKLVQNVWPSLIAQCLVNPCTGLGAFQPAGSLFFAALVDRPGGNLNTPLTVVAAGLAKWLDIYSGVLLVRVLLSWFPNIPWDRQPLSAIRDLCDPYLNLFRNIIPPIFDTLDVSPLLAFAVLGTLGSILKK is encoded by the coding sequence ATGGCGTCTTCCCTAATCGCTTCTCAAGCTCTGCCCCTCCGACGCCCCGTTCTCCCGCCGAAGCTCCACCCTTCTATTGCCATTTATTCCCACTCCTTCAACCGCCCACTACCTTCTCCGCTCCCCCTCCGTTTCTGCACCGCCAACTCTCCAAATCACGGCCTTAGGGTTTTAGCTTCCTCATCGCCTTCTGCTTATTCACCAAAACTTTCCAATCAATCAGAAGAAATTCCGATTGGATCTCTCCTTACCGGTCCGACCCGGGTACTTGCTACTATTCTATCTATATCCTTAACATTTTCGACCTTGATTGTCAAACTGGTTCAGAATGTTTGGCCGAGTTTGATTGCCCAATGTCTCGTAAATCCATGTACTGGGCTCGGTGCCTTCCAGCCGGCTGGCTCTTTGTTCTTCGCTGCACTAGTCGACCGCCCTGGCGGAAATCTCAACACGCCTTTGACGGTGGTGGCTGCGGGGTTGGCCAAGTGGCTGGATATTTACAGTGGGGTTCTGCTGGTTAGGGTTTTGCTGAGTTGGTTCCCCAATATCCCTTGGGACCGGCAGCCACTCTCTGCAATTCGTGATCTCTGTGATCCGTACTTGAACCTGTTCCGGAATATAATCCCTCCAATATTCGACACCCTGGATGTTAGCCCACTTTTGGCTTTTGCTGTTCTGGGCACACTAGGGTCAATTCTGAAAAAGTAG